The following proteins are encoded in a genomic region of Maniola jurtina chromosome 17, ilManJurt1.1, whole genome shotgun sequence:
- the LOC123873822 gene encoding F-actin-capping protein subunit beta, translated as MTEQQMDCALDLMRRLPPQQIEKNLTDLIDLVPSLCEDLLSSVDQPLKIAQDRSNGKDYLLCDYNRDGDSYRSPWSNTYDPPLEDGSMPSERLRKLEIEANHAFDQYREMYFEGGVSSVYLWDMDHGFAGVILIKKAGDGSQKIKGCWDSIHVVEVVEKSSGRNAHYKLTSTAMLWLQTNKEGSGTMNLGGSLTRQAEQDSAVSDVTPHIANIGRMVEDMENKIRNTLNDIYFGKTKDIVNGLRSTVPANVVRQKAALQHDLAEALLQRRQTTRAD; from the exons ATG acaGAACAGCAGATGGATTGCGCTCTAGATTTGATGAGGAGGCTGCCTCCTCAGCAGATTGAGAAGAATTTAACAGATTTGATTGACTTGGTGCCGAGTTTATGCGAAGACTTGTTATCATCGGTTGACCAGCCATTAAAAATCGCTCAGGACCGAAGTAACGGGAAAGACTACTTGTTGTGTGACTACAATCGGGATGGAGACTCGTACCGGTCTCCATGGTCAAACACTTATGATCCTCCGCTTGAAGATGGGTCTATGCCTTCAGAGAGATTGAGAAAGTTAGAAATCGAAGCTAACCATGCTTTTGACCAGTACAGGGAAATGTATTTTGAGGGTGGTGTGAGCTCTGTTTACTTATGGGACATGGATCATGGTTTTGCAG GTGTGATTCTGATAAAGAAAGCTGGTGATGGTTCTCAGAAAATTAAAGGTTGCTGGGACTCCATTCATGTAGTGGAAGTGGTGGAGAAGAGCTCTGGAAGGAATGCCCACTACAAGTTGACCTCTACTGCTATGCTGTGGCTTCAAACCAACAAAGAAGGCAGTGGCACCATGAATCTTGGTGGCAGTTTGACTAGACAG GCAGAGCAAGATTCAGCAGTGAGTGATGTGACTCCTCACATTGCTAACATTGGTCGTATGGTGGAAGACATGGAGAATAAGATTAGGAACACCCTCAATGATATttattttg GAAAAACAAAAGACATAGTGAATGGTCTGCGTTCGACTGTGCCAGCCAATGTGGTGCGGCAGAAGGCAGCTCTGCAGCACGACTTGGCCGAGGCGCTGCTGCAACGCCGGCAGACCACGCGCGCGGACTGA
- the LOC123873819 gene encoding uncharacterized protein LOC123873819 — protein MSLSEQSLDTNLRELTAKRSSFKGRLTKFKNNLDVLSSCKSISPVEVSKLSIKLSRFETLFTDFDELQTQIEVLNVENLDAELNIRETIEQDFCYCIATAQQLIDTNSTPKKQNNSSHSCHDHDECDGLLGFKLPTIKISNFDGSYYKWLEFKDTFVSLVHDNTRIKDIHKFYYLNSYLEGEAARVISNLEVSDKNYSKAWQLLCERYDNKRQLINNHLKALLSVDTVRETEKSFRFIIDHVTKNLRALHTLGLPTESWDMLIIFLISQKLDPTTSLKWEESRSSLKDIPTLDDFFQFLKNRADVFEAIKSKRRSSTEPSPKGKREFTKSFSATSSPSKSKVNFVCPVCKGKHRIYECLTFKNKSPEDRSALVSSLNLCRNCLRKDHTVDQCRLSGGGCKICNQRHNSLIHVNVSESEEEPALETVTMSSTSVTEVLLCTALVDLFNPTTNEKVTVRALLDSGSQSSFLTTAVKQSLGLPSQKIDTKIIGIGDTKLNVLSERCLVHIKSKHSSFNTTVSCLVLPKLTGQLPKIAFDITRLNISNFQLADPTFNIPSDIDVILGAELFWCIIGTEQHSLGHSCPCRVHLY, from the exons atgtcgCTAAGCGAACAGAGTCTTGATACTAACCTAAGAGAATTAACAGCAAAACGTAGCTCATTTAAAGGCCGACTcactaagtttaaaaataacttagacGTTTTGTCTAGTTGCAAGTCAATTTCACCAGTCGAAGTCAGCaaattatcaattaaattaagTCGATTTGAAACATTATTTACGGATTTCGATGAGCTACAAACGCAAATAGAGGTTCTTAATGTAGAAAACCTAGACGCGGAATTAAATATTCGCGAAACTATTGAGCAAGACTTTTGCTATTGCATCGCGACTGCCCAGCAATTAATTGATACGAATTCTACTccaaagaaacaaaataattcatCGCATTCTTGTCATGATCACGACGAATGCGACGGGTTGTTGGGTTTTAAGTTACcaactattaaaatttcaaactttGATGGTTCTTATTACAAATGGCTGGAATTTAAGGACACCTTTGTGTCTCTAGTCCATGATAATACTAGAATAAAAGATATAcacaagttttattatttgaattcaTACCTAGAAGGAGAGGCCGCCCGCGTGATAAGTAATTTGGAAGTAagtgataaaaattatagtaagGCATGGCAGCTTCTCTGCGAGCGTTATGATAACAAGCGccaattgataaataatcacttAAAGGCTTTGCTCAGTGTAGATACGGTTCGCGAAACCGAGAAATCTTTTCGTTTTATTATAGACCATGTCACTAAAAACTTGCGTGCCCTTCACACATTAGGGTTGCCTACTGAAAGTTGGGACATGcttataatttttcttatttcacAAAAGCTAGACCCCACCACAAGTTTGAAGTGGGAAGAAAGCAGAAGTTCATTGAAGGACATCCCTACACTAGATGATTTCTtccaatttctaaaaaataggGCAGATGTATTTGAGGCAATTAAAAGTAAACGTCGCAGTTCCACAGAACCCTCACCAAAGGGTAAGAGGGAGTTTACTAAATCATTCTCAGCGACCAGTTCACCTTCTAAATCTAAAGTTAATTTTGTCTGTCCAGTTTGTAAAGGTAAACATCGTATTTACGAGTGCTTGACCTTCAAGAATAAATCTCCAGAAGATAGATCTGCACTCGTATCTTCTCTAAATCTTTGCCGGAATTGCCTCCGCAAGGATCACACCGTGGACCAGTGCCGCCTGTCTGGTGGTGGCTGTAAGATCTGTAACCAACGGCACAATTCACTGATCCACGTCAACGTCTCCGAAAGTGAAGAAGAACCAGCACTAGAGACTGTTACCATGTCATCCACATCAGTGACTGAAGTTCTACTATGCACCGCACTAGTTGATTTGTTTAATCCGACCACTAATGAAAAGGTCACAGTGCGTGCTCTTCTTGACAGCGGAAGCCAGTCCTCATTCTTGACCACAGCTGTCAAACAAAGTCTTGGCTTACCTTCTCAAAAAATCGATACCAAGATCATTGGTATCGGTGACACCAAACTAAATGTTTTATCAGAACGATGTTTAGTCCACATAAAATCAAAACATTCCTCTTTCAATACGACTGTATCTTGTTTAGTTTTGCCTAAGCTTACAGGTCAACTGCCTAAGATTGCCTTCGATATTACAAGATTGAATATTTCCAATTTTCAGCTGGCGGATCCAACATTTAACATTCCCTCTGATATTGATGTTATTCTGGGCGCAGAGCTGTTCTGGTGTATCATTGGCACTGAACAGCATTCTCTTG GCCACTCATGTCCTTGCCGAGTCCACCTCTACTAG